From one Pseudobdellovibrionaceae bacterium genomic stretch:
- a CDS encoding twitch domain-containing radical SAM protein yields the protein MDIRDFITKPRWCILPWTHAFIDPLGKVKPCCRFRGREVPGDCNLEENSLDDLFSGPVFETLRQSMVVDDSPTGCQRCWEEESAGKGMSLRQNHNRRWDELVSADWVGRPEISFLEIGLSSLCNLKCRMCDSRYSSKWVSDEVKLLGETINPNPPRKFSVSSVDGCLSRLRHIKFTGGEPLLIPEHQLILEKIFEMERASQVAINYSTNVTTLPKQDLQSLWRNFSRVEVALSVDGIGEVNDYVRNPSKWEQVEAVAVGFFEIAENMPNLFLGLRPSVSVYNLLSQPDLLRWWLKLCDKYPRAGERARKWVSLTHVTYPEQLSLQVLPQKTKERWTQMIDASLDGLPEKWSESCRSLCRYMLAHDREDLFSQLVSFTHDLDEIRQESVDTACPQLGAAIREWNGLGK from the coding sequence GTGGATATCAGAGATTTCATTACCAAACCTCGCTGGTGCATTCTTCCCTGGACCCATGCATTTATTGATCCCCTGGGAAAGGTCAAGCCATGCTGTCGATTCCGCGGAAGAGAAGTCCCTGGGGATTGTAATCTGGAAGAGAACTCCCTCGATGATTTGTTTTCCGGACCCGTGTTCGAGACACTCCGCCAATCTATGGTCGTAGACGATTCTCCCACCGGTTGTCAGAGGTGCTGGGAAGAGGAGTCTGCGGGAAAGGGGATGAGCCTCAGGCAAAATCACAATCGACGCTGGGATGAACTTGTCTCAGCTGACTGGGTGGGACGGCCTGAGATTTCCTTTTTAGAGATTGGGCTCTCCAGCTTGTGCAATCTTAAGTGCCGAATGTGTGATTCAAGATATTCATCTAAATGGGTAAGTGACGAAGTCAAATTATTAGGAGAAACCATTAACCCGAACCCACCAAGAAAGTTCTCTGTTTCCTCCGTTGACGGATGCCTTTCGCGCCTTCGACATATCAAATTTACGGGAGGGGAACCGCTTCTGATTCCTGAGCACCAGCTCATACTCGAGAAGATTTTTGAGATGGAAAGAGCCTCTCAAGTCGCCATCAATTATTCTACGAATGTGACGACTCTACCAAAACAAGATCTCCAGAGCTTGTGGCGTAATTTCTCCCGTGTCGAGGTTGCTCTGAGCGTGGACGGAATTGGCGAGGTCAACGACTACGTTCGCAACCCCAGCAAATGGGAGCAGGTTGAGGCGGTGGCGGTTGGTTTTTTTGAGATTGCCGAAAACATGCCCAATCTTTTTCTCGGACTTAGACCATCTGTTTCAGTTTACAATCTATTGTCACAACCCGATCTCTTGAGGTGGTGGCTCAAGCTCTGCGATAAGTACCCTAGGGCCGGCGAGAGAGCTCGAAAGTGGGTTTCACTGACTCATGTTACCTATCCTGAGCAACTATCGCTACAGGTTCTGCCCCAAAAGACCAAGGAAAGATGGACGCAGATGATTGACGCCTCTCTCGATGGACTTCCCGAGAAGTGGTCAGAATCCTGCCGATCCTTATGTCGTTACATGCTTGCCCATGACCGCGAGGATCTCTTTTCCCAACTCGTTAGTTTTACGCATGACCTGGACGAAATCCGCCAGGAGTCTGTCGATACAGCCTGCCCTCAACTTGGGGCGGCGATCCGGGAATGGAATGGCCTCGGGAAATGA